A window of Terriglobus sp. RCC_193 contains these coding sequences:
- a CDS encoding carboxypeptidase regulatory-like domain-containing protein has translation MSQYSRFSRSLALAPVVFAVTSSAFAQMNTGALRGEVRDTSGAKVKDASITLTNKATKLVRKATSNSAGIYQFGALDPGDYTISVTGAGFKTFTMTNATIALAATATVDAVLDVGAASDTVEVTASEPLLDTASASGGQLFDKQQIQDLPNLGRNPFIFEKLDSNVTMTGDPRYVRAEDQTGLSQVSVAGAPIGANNYVVDGIPISRSDGGVTFIPSPEAVSDAKVQANAYDAEVGRTGGAVFNTSLQSGSTQYHGALYGETRQTPWASNVWYNPNKSATPDTTTYLYAGAIGGPLFPIISKKLKWLDNTFFYVTEEGYRQAQFYPSSSAVTRVPTAAERNGDFSASLQAGGINGSSWQGVKLYDPTAPSSTYSTDTKGNVIRTATIAGNIIPASYISPTGKAILNAFPLPNTSGGGYNYNQLNTFKTRSDMYSGKLTHTFFPWWTSSVSYVHLATQEPSGFLLGGAVAENATKLLRYNDATALNNVFTLNPTTLLTVGYGFNRYYSASFQYSNGYNVGSGGLNLPSNFTSQLQSVTFPTVTINNVTNGRSIGGSNGTVQEQSSKNLVIGLSKTISRHNLKVGYVYRYMAFKSNPNSTPSFTFNGQYSDQYPGSTSATSVISFADILMGLPSAGGYTLNSGSFNQLAGYHALYAQDDFRLNQKLTMNLGVRLEYEQGQREQNNRFAVGFDRNLTYQYPGANGTVTARGGLVFAGQNGASVNCCQQQKLKWSPRIGVAYQYDPKTVVHAGFGVFYAPVALTFFAQGYSQATSYAPNTPNGTVAVGANSALSNPMSLMYPNGFIAPSGNSLGYYTGAGSALSTVIDMNRKYPLVQQYSFDIQRDLPWGVNVKLTYSGAHAMNVANTQNINQIPTSVLTYYRQAGVSLNSTATNVTNPYYATSLGGYATTGQVANKTISLGQSLLPYPQFQNVTMSVSNGYSRYNAMAIKVQKRMSKGLTVLSTYTWSSNWDNLWSAGSQVYSTYGPQDIYNPRAEYSRALNNVPNRFTAAVSYNLPFGKGQRFLGGAPWYLDALVGGWQINDEWTAQNGVPLSVQQTNQNTAYGTTGVGGSYQRPNLVGDAHLACKSGSPQGRLGVSSVGTGPAYLNVSAFSAAAPYTYGNAPRMLPCQGPGSNNSDISINKMFKVTEKVNVQFRAEALNAFNTPQFGNPATTLVLTNTGATGTPTVTSGSTQTLGNVTSQINYSRIIQLGGRISF, from the coding sequence TTGTCCCAATATTCTCGTTTCTCCCGATCGCTCGCGCTTGCTCCCGTAGTGTTTGCCGTAACCAGTTCCGCTTTTGCGCAGATGAACACTGGCGCGTTGCGTGGTGAAGTCCGCGATACCAGTGGTGCAAAGGTGAAAGATGCCAGCATCACGCTGACGAACAAAGCGACCAAGCTGGTACGTAAGGCGACCTCCAATAGCGCGGGTATTTATCAGTTCGGCGCTCTCGATCCGGGTGATTACACCATCAGCGTAACGGGTGCAGGATTCAAGACGTTTACCATGACAAACGCAACGATTGCCCTGGCAGCGACGGCAACCGTGGATGCGGTTCTGGATGTGGGAGCAGCAAGCGATACGGTGGAGGTAACAGCATCGGAGCCGCTGCTGGATACAGCAAGCGCTTCCGGTGGTCAGCTCTTCGATAAGCAGCAGATACAAGACCTGCCTAACCTGGGACGTAATCCTTTCATCTTTGAAAAACTCGATTCCAACGTGACCATGACCGGCGATCCGCGCTATGTGCGTGCGGAAGATCAGACAGGGCTGTCGCAGGTTTCTGTTGCAGGTGCGCCGATTGGTGCGAACAATTATGTCGTGGATGGCATTCCGATTTCGCGCTCCGACGGTGGTGTGACATTTATCCCTTCACCAGAAGCCGTGTCCGATGCGAAGGTGCAGGCGAACGCGTATGACGCGGAAGTGGGCCGTACCGGTGGTGCTGTGTTCAATACGTCGCTGCAGTCGGGCTCCACGCAGTATCACGGAGCGCTGTATGGCGAGACACGCCAGACGCCGTGGGCATCGAATGTCTGGTATAACCCGAACAAATCCGCAACCCCCGATACCACCACGTACCTGTATGCAGGAGCGATTGGTGGTCCGCTGTTTCCGATTATTTCTAAGAAGTTGAAGTGGCTGGATAACACGTTCTTCTATGTGACCGAAGAAGGTTATCGCCAGGCGCAGTTCTATCCGAGTTCGTCTGCGGTGACGCGTGTACCCACAGCGGCAGAGCGTAACGGTGATTTTTCTGCCAGTCTTCAGGCAGGCGGTATTAACGGCTCAAGTTGGCAAGGGGTGAAGCTTTATGATCCGACTGCTCCCAGCTCGACTTATTCTACGGATACGAAGGGAAATGTTATCCGTACGGCTACGATCGCAGGAAATATTATTCCTGCCTCCTATATAAGCCCTACTGGAAAGGCGATCCTCAATGCGTTCCCCCTCCCCAACACATCAGGTGGAGGTTACAACTATAACCAGCTGAATACATTCAAGACGCGTTCAGATATGTATAGCGGTAAGTTGACGCACACATTTTTCCCATGGTGGACCAGTTCTGTTTCTTACGTGCATCTGGCGACCCAGGAACCCAGCGGCTTCCTGCTTGGTGGAGCTGTGGCGGAGAATGCTACGAAACTGCTTCGTTATAACGATGCGACAGCATTGAACAACGTCTTTACTTTGAATCCAACGACTTTGCTTACGGTTGGCTACGGTTTCAATCGCTATTACAGCGCATCGTTCCAGTATTCCAATGGCTATAACGTTGGTTCCGGTGGTTTGAATTTACCGTCGAACTTTACCAGCCAGCTTCAGTCAGTTACTTTCCCAACGGTCACCATCAACAACGTAACGAACGGTCGCAGCATTGGCGGATCGAATGGTACGGTGCAGGAGCAGTCATCCAAGAACCTGGTAATTGGCCTGTCGAAGACGATTAGCCGCCACAACCTGAAGGTCGGCTATGTCTATCGCTACATGGCCTTCAAGAGTAACCCGAACAGCACTCCGTCTTTTACCTTCAACGGCCAGTACAGCGATCAATATCCTGGCTCAACCAGTGCCACATCCGTCATCTCGTTCGCGGATATTCTGATGGGCCTTCCTTCGGCTGGCGGCTATACGCTGAACAGTGGGTCGTTCAATCAGTTAGCGGGATATCACGCGCTTTATGCGCAGGATGATTTCCGTCTGAATCAGAAGCTGACGATGAACCTTGGCGTCAGGCTGGAGTATGAGCAGGGACAGCGCGAGCAAAATAACCGTTTCGCGGTTGGTTTTGACAGGAACCTTACCTATCAGTATCCGGGTGCAAATGGAACAGTTACTGCTCGCGGAGGCTTGGTTTTTGCAGGTCAGAATGGTGCTTCTGTTAACTGCTGCCAGCAGCAGAAGCTGAAGTGGTCTCCGCGTATCGGCGTGGCCTATCAGTATGATCCGAAGACGGTGGTGCACGCCGGCTTTGGTGTTTTCTATGCTCCTGTAGCGCTCACTTTCTTCGCACAGGGATACTCACAGGCAACGTCCTATGCTCCTAACACTCCGAACGGCACGGTTGCAGTCGGAGCGAATTCGGCGCTTTCAAACCCAATGTCTCTCATGTATCCCAATGGGTTCATCGCTCCATCAGGAAACAGCCTGGGGTATTACACCGGTGCTGGTAGCGCTCTCTCTACTGTCATCGACATGAATCGAAAGTATCCGCTGGTGCAGCAGTATTCCTTTGACATTCAGCGTGATCTTCCCTGGGGCGTGAACGTAAAACTTACGTACTCGGGTGCGCATGCCATGAATGTTGCAAACACCCAAAATATCAATCAGATTCCCACCAGCGTACTTACGTACTATCGTCAGGCCGGCGTGTCACTGAACTCGACAGCAACGAACGTTACGAACCCCTATTACGCAACCAGCCTTGGTGGTTATGCTACGACCGGACAGGTTGCAAACAAGACCATCAGCCTGGGCCAGTCGTTGCTGCCCTACCCCCAGTTCCAGAATGTCACCATGAGCGTGAGCAACGGCTACTCCCGTTACAACGCCATGGCGATCAAAGTGCAGAAGCGTATGAGCAAGGGGCTGACTGTCCTGAGCACGTACACGTGGTCGTCCAACTGGGACAATCTGTGGAGTGCTGGTTCGCAGGTGTACTCCACGTACGGTCCGCAGGATATCTACAACCCCAGGGCTGAGTATTCCCGCGCTCTGAACAATGTGCCAAACCGCTTTACGGCGGCGGTTAGCTACAACCTGCCTTTCGGCAAGGGGCAGCGGTTTCTGGGTGGGGCTCCCTGGTATCTGGATGCCCTGGTGGGCGGTTGGCAGATCAATGATGAATGGACCGCGCAGAATGGCGTGCCTCTCTCGGTGCAGCAGACGAATCAGAACACGGCCTACGGCACTACGGGTGTGGGCGGCAGCTACCAGCGTCCGAACCTGGTGGGCGATGCTCACTTGGCCTGCAAGTCCGGCAGCCCGCAGGGCCGCCTGGGTGTCAGTTCCGTGGGTACCGGTCCGGCTTACCTGAACGTGAGTGCGTTCTCGGCAGCCGCTCCTTATACCTATGGCAATGCTCCACGTATGCTGCCTTGCCAGGGTCCGGGCAGCAATAATTCGGATATCTCCATCAACAAGATGTTCAAGGTGACGGAAAAGGTGAACGTTCAGTTCCGCGCAGAAGCCTTGAACGCCTTCAACACACCGCAGTTTGGCAATCCCGCTACTACCCTGGTGCTGACCAACACAGGCGCTACAGGAACACCCACGGTAACCTCGGGATCGACCCAGACGCTGGGTAATGTGACCTCGCAGATCAACTACTCACGCATTATTCAGCTTGGCGGCAGAATCTCGTTCTAA
- a CDS encoding HesB/IscA family protein has protein sequence MATAAPTPEVVTGPAPTTQPVALTSSAIAKVKEIMATQDPLPAGLRIGVVGGGCSGFQYSMSFENQQGMMDKVVRFEDLKVFVDATSAMYLNGCTVDYVETLEAAGFKFENPQVKSTCGCGSSFSV, from the coding sequence ATGGCAACTGCCGCTCCCACACCCGAAGTAGTCACCGGCCCGGCCCCGACGACCCAGCCCGTTGCGCTGACCTCCTCCGCCATTGCCAAGGTGAAGGAGATTATGGCCACCCAGGACCCGCTTCCGGCTGGTCTGCGCATTGGTGTGGTCGGTGGTGGATGCTCCGGCTTCCAATACTCCATGAGCTTTGAGAACCAGCAGGGCATGATGGACAAGGTTGTGCGCTTTGAAGACCTGAAGGTCTTCGTGGACGCCACCAGCGCCATGTACCTGAATGGCTGCACCGTGGATTACGTTGAGACGCTGGAAGCTGCCGGATTCAAGTTTGAGAATCCCCAGGTAAAGAGCACCTGCGGCTGCGGATCGTCGTTCTCGGTTTAA
- a CDS encoding type II secretion system F family protein has product MTEYVVKLADERGRVQEQTHPAASAEELRARFLQAGYLVYSVKPKGALAGSSSGKKVKLQAFLVFNQQFVTLIKAGLPIPGSLELLARRQRDENFKAQLVNAAARIKTGESLSGAFNAQGGFPLIFTTTLLAGERSGNLAEVLQRYVDFQRVSLTVTKKLKSAMVYPTLLITLVTGLFVFLISFVVPRFAQLYDQLNAPLPKITVFLLDVGNASQKYGLYALPFVLLAAFLLYRWSKTDAGATLIDRVRLSLPLIGNIWLKYQVGLFARTLSTLLTGGLPLVPSLETAARSISSRQVSNAVFASVTQVREGQGLSRSLEATGVFPELALEMIEVGESTGALPTMLNSVGGFFEEDVDTSTAALLSLIEPTLLIFMGIVVAVILISLYLPILQLGAGAASGQPGQ; this is encoded by the coding sequence ATGACGGAATACGTAGTTAAACTCGCCGACGAACGCGGCCGCGTGCAGGAGCAGACACATCCTGCCGCCAGCGCGGAGGAGTTGCGTGCACGCTTTTTGCAGGCGGGGTATCTCGTCTATTCCGTAAAACCAAAGGGTGCGCTTGCGGGGAGCTCCTCCGGCAAGAAGGTGAAACTGCAGGCTTTCCTCGTTTTTAATCAGCAGTTTGTGACGCTGATCAAGGCGGGGTTGCCCATTCCCGGATCGCTGGAGCTGCTGGCTCGGCGGCAGCGCGATGAAAATTTCAAGGCGCAGCTGGTGAACGCGGCAGCGCGCATCAAGACGGGTGAATCGCTTTCCGGTGCGTTCAATGCGCAGGGGGGATTCCCGCTGATCTTTACCACGACGCTGCTTGCGGGTGAGCGCTCCGGCAATCTGGCGGAAGTGCTGCAGCGTTATGTGGACTTTCAGCGCGTGTCGCTGACGGTGACAAAGAAGTTGAAGAGTGCGATGGTGTATCCCACGTTGCTGATCACGCTGGTGACTGGCCTCTTCGTCTTTCTCATTTCGTTTGTGGTGCCGCGTTTTGCGCAGTTGTATGACCAGTTGAACGCGCCGCTGCCGAAGATCACCGTATTTCTGCTGGACGTTGGCAATGCTTCGCAGAAGTATGGTCTTTACGCTTTGCCGTTTGTGCTGCTGGCTGCGTTTTTGCTGTATCGATGGTCGAAGACGGATGCAGGTGCGACTTTGATTGATCGTGTGCGTTTGTCGCTTCCGCTGATTGGCAATATCTGGTTGAAGTACCAGGTGGGTTTGTTTGCGCGCACACTTTCCACGCTGTTGACGGGCGGTTTGCCGCTGGTGCCTTCGCTGGAAACGGCGGCACGATCCATCTCGTCGCGACAGGTTTCGAATGCTGTGTTTGCTTCCGTCACCCAAGTGCGCGAAGGCCAGGGTTTAAGCCGTTCTTTGGAAGCGACGGGTGTATTTCCGGAGCTTGCATTGGAAATGATTGAAGTGGGTGAATCGACCGGTGCTTTGCCCACGATGCTCAACTCCGTCGGTGGCTTCTTTGAAGAGGATGTGGATACATCCACTGCGGCGCTGTTGAGTTTGATTGAGCCCACGCTGCTGATCTTTATGGGTATTGTGGTGGCCGTGATTTTGATTTCACTTTACCTGCCCATCCTGCAACTTGGGGCGGGGGCTGCATCTGGGCAGCCTGGGCAGTAA
- a CDS encoding GspE/PulE family protein, producing the protein MATPLAIPIANPELNETERAQLMARRYHCEFVDLREFKIQHELVKSVPVELMFRYNFIPLEQLQDRLVIAVSDPSRLMVLDEISGLLGQRLLTRVATLSQITDLLKKTEQSQRVLEEATEGLTFDVLSAEDNPDENISIERLTSEDDISPIIRLVDTTIFSALERRASDIHLETYDDSLLVKYRIDGVLQQAMAPIAREHHQTILSRIKVMSELDIAERRVPQDGRFRVRYKGRLIDFRVSIMPTVHGENAVLRVLDKESMSEKFKKLSLDVVGFGAHDLERFRRYIKEPYGMVLVTGPTGSGKTTTLYAALNEIKSEEDKIITIEDPVEYQIRGITQIPVNEKKGLTFARGLRSILRHDPDKILVGEIRDAETAQIAINSALTGHLVFTTVHANNVVDVLGRFLNMGVEPYNFVSALNCILAQRLVRQICDFCATHRTYSDDALLENGLNPEEWRGFEFREGTGCIECGGTGYRGRSAIHELLELDDEVREMLLEKKPGSEIRRKAAAKGMHFLRDSALDRVRKGVTTLHEINKVTFIESGR; encoded by the coding sequence ATGGCAACACCTCTGGCAATACCCATTGCGAACCCGGAACTGAACGAGACAGAGCGCGCGCAGTTGATGGCGCGGCGCTATCACTGCGAGTTTGTGGATCTGCGTGAGTTCAAGATTCAGCATGAACTGGTGAAGTCTGTACCGGTGGAACTGATGTTCCGCTACAACTTCATTCCGCTGGAGCAGTTGCAGGATCGACTCGTAATCGCTGTCAGCGATCCTTCGCGGTTGATGGTGCTGGATGAAATTTCTGGATTGCTTGGCCAACGGTTGCTGACGCGTGTGGCCACGCTATCGCAGATCACCGATCTGCTGAAGAAGACAGAACAGTCGCAGCGTGTTCTGGAAGAGGCAACAGAAGGCCTCACGTTTGATGTCCTGTCTGCGGAAGATAATCCAGACGAGAACATTTCCATTGAGCGGCTGACGAGTGAAGACGATATCTCGCCGATTATTCGACTGGTGGACACGACGATCTTCTCCGCGCTGGAACGGCGTGCTTCCGATATCCATCTGGAAACATACGACGATTCATTGCTGGTGAAGTATCGCATTGACGGCGTGTTGCAGCAGGCAATGGCACCTATCGCACGTGAGCATCATCAGACAATTCTTTCGCGTATCAAGGTCATGAGCGAGCTGGATATCGCAGAGCGTCGCGTGCCGCAGGACGGTCGTTTTCGTGTGCGCTACAAGGGCCGTCTGATCGATTTTCGCGTGTCCATCATGCCCACGGTACATGGCGAAAATGCTGTGCTGCGTGTGCTGGATAAAGAGTCGATGAGCGAGAAGTTCAAGAAGCTCTCGCTGGATGTTGTGGGCTTTGGCGCACATGATCTGGAGCGCTTCCGCCGATACATCAAAGAACCGTATGGCATGGTGCTGGTGACTGGGCCAACGGGTTCTGGTAAGACAACAACGCTCTACGCTGCGCTGAATGAGATCAAGAGCGAAGAAGACAAGATCATCACCATTGAAGACCCGGTCGAATATCAGATTCGCGGCATTACGCAGATCCCGGTGAATGAGAAGAAGGGCCTGACGTTTGCGCGTGGTCTGCGTTCGATTCTGCGTCATGATCCGGACAAGATTCTGGTCGGTGAGATTCGTGATGCGGAGACTGCGCAGATTGCCATTAACTCTGCGCTGACGGGCCATCTTGTATTTACAACCGTTCACGCAAACAACGTGGTGGATGTGTTGGGCCGATTCCTGAACATGGGTGTTGAGCCGTACAACTTTGTGTCGGCGCTGAACTGCATCCTGGCGCAGCGGCTGGTGCGACAGATCTGCGATTTCTGTGCGACGCATCGCACCTACAGCGACGATGCGTTATTGGAAAATGGCTTGAATCCTGAGGAATGGCGCGGGTTTGAGTTCCGCGAGGGCACGGGGTGTATTGAGTGCGGCGGTACGGGATATCGCGGGCGTTCGGCAATTCATGAATTGCTGGAGCTGGATGATGAAGTGCGCGAAATGCTGCTGGAGAAGAAGCCGGGAAGCGAAATTCGTCGCAAGGCCGCGGCGAAGGGGATGCACTTTCTGCGTGATTCGGCGCTGGACCGTGTGCGCAAGGGCGTGACCACGCTGCATGAGATCAACAAGGTGACATTTATCGAAAGCGGCCGCTAG
- a CDS encoding VOC family protein: MRRGLRILFSLLTVGAAVSQAQQRPQILGIAHVAYASHDMEASRAFYRDWLGLEEVNPWTENGKVAFTFFKINDHQFVELTPEKQAGTDRFGDVSFETDDAEAMRRYLATKGVAVPKEVTHGRIGNVAFKITDPAGHEVEFVQYQPQGKTMQDFGKHLGADRISTHMTHTGLIVTDLDPEYRFYTQVLGFTETWRGSSDGKTLSWINLKMPDSTDYVELMLHSPAPEPTKRGSAHHICLVVPSVPEAVAKLKARPYAATYKRPLEDDHVGKNRKRQSNLFDPDGTRTELMEPTTIDGTMTPSSTAPWPPQ; this comes from the coding sequence ATGCGGCGTGGATTGCGAATTCTTTTTTCACTTCTGACGGTGGGAGCCGCTGTTTCACAGGCGCAGCAGCGGCCACAGATTCTTGGCATTGCGCATGTGGCGTATGCGTCGCATGACATGGAGGCTTCGCGTGCGTTTTATCGCGACTGGCTTGGGCTTGAGGAAGTGAATCCGTGGACGGAAAACGGTAAGGTCGCGTTCACGTTCTTCAAGATCAACGACCACCAGTTTGTGGAGCTGACGCCGGAGAAGCAGGCGGGGACCGATCGCTTTGGCGATGTGTCGTTTGAGACGGATGATGCTGAGGCGATGCGGCGTTACCTCGCGACGAAGGGTGTTGCGGTGCCAAAGGAAGTGACGCATGGACGCATTGGCAACGTGGCATTCAAGATCACTGATCCCGCAGGCCACGAAGTGGAGTTTGTGCAGTATCAGCCGCAGGGTAAGACGATGCAGGACTTTGGCAAGCACTTAGGCGCGGATCGCATCTCCACGCACATGACACATACCGGGCTGATTGTCACAGACCTTGATCCGGAGTATCGCTTCTACACGCAGGTGCTTGGTTTCACGGAGACGTGGCGCGGATCGTCGGATGGAAAGACGTTGTCATGGATCAATCTGAAGATGCCGGACAGCACGGATTATGTGGAGTTGATGCTGCATTCGCCCGCGCCGGAGCCTACGAAGCGTGGTTCCGCACACCACATCTGCCTGGTGGTGCCGAGTGTGCCGGAGGCGGTGGCGAAGCTGAAGGCTCGTCCGTATGCCGCGACGTACAAACGTCCACTGGAAGATGATCATGTGGGCAAGAATCGGAAGCGGCAGTCGAACCTGTTTGATCCGGATGGCACGCGGACGGAGCTGATGGAGCCCACGACGATTGACGGCACGATGACGCCGTCATCGACGGCTCCGTGGCCTCCGCAATGA
- a CDS encoding PilN domain-containing protein, with product MRVSINLATRPYVELDRLLKQLRIAIGVLAVMALALGIWLYTQSSKARQQVVELNALKTQEQKLQGERNANEARLRQPVNAATLSRNQFLNTLFQRKSFSWTAVLMDLEEVLPEGVQVSSIEPVLSATGEVTIRMRVLGQRENTVQLVRNLEKSHRFIAPRLAGEAQQTAQKNATTIGANGLPQLAAAQTGVNGLPAISGVEFEIVSGYNPLQARVHEKTAAKAEDETAEDKTKDKVDEKTRVKTRPGVKKP from the coding sequence GTGCGCGTCTCGATTAATCTCGCAACCCGGCCCTACGTGGAGCTGGATCGGCTGCTGAAGCAGCTTCGCATTGCCATTGGTGTGCTGGCTGTGATGGCGCTTGCGCTGGGCATATGGCTGTATACGCAGTCGTCAAAGGCGCGGCAGCAGGTGGTGGAACTGAATGCATTGAAGACGCAGGAGCAGAAGCTGCAGGGCGAGCGCAATGCGAATGAGGCTCGTTTACGGCAGCCGGTGAATGCGGCCACGCTGAGTCGCAACCAGTTCCTGAATACGCTGTTCCAGCGCAAGAGTTTCTCGTGGACTGCGGTGCTGATGGATCTGGAGGAGGTGCTGCCGGAGGGCGTGCAGGTGTCGTCCATTGAACCTGTGCTATCGGCTACGGGTGAGGTGACCATTCGTATGCGTGTGCTGGGGCAGCGTGAGAATACGGTGCAACTAGTGCGCAACCTGGAGAAGTCACATCGGTTTATCGCGCCGCGTCTGGCAGGTGAAGCGCAGCAGACAGCGCAGAAAAATGCCACGACAATTGGCGCGAATGGCCTACCGCAGCTTGCTGCTGCGCAGACGGGTGTGAACGGCCTGCCTGCTATCTCCGGTGTGGAGTTTGAGATTGTTTCCGGCTATAACCCGCTGCAGGCGCGTGTTCACGAAAAGACCGCAGCGAAGGCTGAAGATGAGACCGCTGAAGATAAGACCAAAGATAAGGTCGATGAAAAGACCAGGGTCAAGACCAGGCCGGGGGTGAAAAAGCCATGA
- a CDS encoding type II secretion system protein — MTTLQPVRKHREGEEGYLLLGLVVVCFLLLLVLGVAAPRVAKQLERDREVESEHRAQEYVRAIQLFYKKNNRYPTSIDDLMGKASGGGMSLGGSNANVHYLRQQYKDPITGGEYRLIHFGEAKTEVKGFFGEPLQGAPMGNLGSAAGMVSNLGNSSAPGGTTGSTGTTGTTGTTGTTGTTGSTGSTDQTGSQSGGSSSSIGGMNATAFQGSKGIIVGVGSNGKGHGLVEWNGSENIEDWEFLYDPRVELLKARVSIFGGTPAANGSGSFGSGLGSSSGTGSNPGTGPTSGTSSGTGTNTTP; from the coding sequence ATGACCACGCTTCAACCAGTCCGCAAGCACCGCGAAGGAGAGGAAGGCTATCTCCTGCTGGGGCTGGTGGTGGTGTGTTTTCTACTGCTGCTGGTGTTGGGGGTGGCTGCGCCGCGTGTGGCCAAGCAGTTGGAACGCGACCGCGAGGTGGAATCGGAGCATCGTGCCCAGGAATATGTCCGGGCCATCCAGCTTTTCTATAAGAAGAACAATCGCTATCCCACATCGATTGATGACCTTATGGGGAAAGCGTCGGGCGGTGGCATGAGCCTGGGCGGTAGCAATGCGAACGTGCATTACCTGCGACAGCAATACAAAGATCCGATCACTGGTGGCGAATATCGCTTAATCCACTTTGGCGAGGCCAAAACGGAGGTCAAGGGCTTCTTTGGCGAGCCGCTGCAGGGAGCCCCGATGGGAAATCTGGGGTCCGCGGCGGGTATGGTGTCGAATCTTGGAAATTCCTCTGCCCCAGGCGGAACGACTGGCTCCACGGGAACCACCGGCACCACCGGCACCACTGGCACCACTGGCACCACCGGAAGTACAGGCAGTACCGATCAGACCGGTTCGCAGTCTGGGGGTAGCAGTTCCTCGATTGGCGGTATGAACGCCACAGCGTTTCAGGGCAGCAAGGGCATCATCGTCGGCGTCGGCAGCAACGGCAAAGGCCACGGACTGGTGGAATGGAATGGTTCGGAGAACATTGAGGATTGGGAGTTTCTCTACGACCCTCGTGTGGAGCTGCTGAAGGCCAGGGTGAGCATCTTCGGCGGGACTCCCGCGGCCAATGGGAGCGGCTCGTTTGGCAGCGGACTCGGGTCGAGCAGTGGAACGGGTAGTAATCCAGGTACAGGCCCAACCAGTGGCACGTCTTCGGGAACTGGCACGAACACGACACCTTGA